A single region of the Bacteroides luhongzhouii genome encodes:
- a CDS encoding discoidin domain-containing protein → MMNKLGLIIVSVIFALIQTGCVEQSTWMSLNSSNPRIIWEVKPQADLENITGEQISTLGFKMSDYVKGVVPGTVFTAYVEAGIVPDPNYADNIYKVDETFYNRPFWYRTEFELPSSYSKGKRVWLHFDNTNRFADFYFNGEKISGTKTSTKDVSGHMLRSKFDVTNLIKKSGKNVIAVLITDPDQKKTRKAKDPYGVACSPSYLAGAGWDWMPYVPGRLAGITGNAYLVVTGDVVMEDPWVRSELPTLQKAELSVSTDIKNVSSSPKEVVVSGVIQPGNISFSKDIRVEGGTTAKLSINKDDIAQLVVDHPKLWWPNGYGDPNLYTCKLTCSVDGKVSDVKDLTFGIKKYEYKMVDNVVGYPVLTFFINGQKIYLKGGNWGMSEYLLRCQGKEYETKIRLHKEMNYNMIRLWTGCVTDDEFYDYCDKYGIMVWNDFWLYVAYNDVAQPEAFKANALDKVRRLRNHPSIAIWCGANETHPAPDLDNYLREMIAKEDNNDRMYKSCSNQDGLSGSGWWGNQPPRHHFETSGSNLAFNTPAYPYGIDHGYGMRTEIGTATFPTFESIKEFIPEKDWWPLPTDEQLKNDDDNVWNKHFFGKEASNANPVNYKNSVNTQYGESSGLEEFCEKAQMLNLEVMKGMYEAWNDKMWNDAAGLLIWMSHPAYPSFVWQTYDYYYDPTGAYWGAKKACEPLHIQWNASNNNIKVINTTAKDLKGAIANATIYDLNGKEISAYGQTKQVDVAASNIAEAFSLNFNPFNLAYGKKAVASSSTGASKSASMITDGGAGSRWESAYSDPQWIYIDLGKEEKIEKVILKWEAACAKKYELQVSNDAQEWKTVYANKDGRGGTEQIELEPVTARYVKLEGISRATQFGYSLFEFEIYGEKSKEIEELTPLHFIKLELTDAKGNLISENFYWRNGVRDLDYTLLNTLPEAALSCRLVDKSMSDGTMKIAVKNNSGTVAFANRVRLVNKATQKRILPIIMSDNYVTLMPGEEKVITMEAAPELLKGGVSVLVKQYGKAEKNKLDIAD, encoded by the coding sequence ATGATGAATAAACTTGGGCTTATCATTGTATCGGTTATATTTGCTCTAATCCAGACAGGGTGTGTAGAGCAGAGTACGTGGATGTCTTTGAACAGCTCTAATCCTCGGATTATCTGGGAAGTGAAACCCCAGGCAGATTTAGAGAACATAACCGGAGAGCAGATTTCTACTCTGGGATTTAAAATGTCTGATTACGTTAAAGGTGTGGTTCCTGGAACAGTTTTTACTGCTTATGTTGAAGCAGGAATCGTTCCTGATCCTAATTATGCCGATAATATTTATAAAGTAGACGAAACGTTTTATAACCGCCCGTTTTGGTATCGTACAGAATTCGAACTCCCGTCTTCTTATTCGAAGGGGAAGCGGGTATGGCTTCATTTCGACAATACGAACCGCTTTGCCGATTTTTATTTTAATGGCGAGAAGATATCAGGAACAAAAACATCGACTAAAGATGTAAGCGGTCACATGTTACGTTCGAAGTTTGATGTGACCAATCTGATAAAGAAATCCGGTAAGAATGTGATTGCTGTTCTGATTACCGATCCCGACCAGAAAAAGACCCGTAAGGCTAAAGATCCGTATGGAGTTGCATGTAGTCCCAGTTATCTGGCTGGTGCGGGATGGGACTGGATGCCATACGTACCGGGGCGTCTGGCTGGTATCACAGGGAATGCTTATCTTGTGGTAACAGGAGATGTAGTGATGGAAGATCCTTGGGTACGTTCAGAGTTACCGACCTTGCAGAAAGCAGAGCTCTCTGTCTCAACGGATATTAAGAATGTTTCTTCTTCCCCCAAAGAAGTCGTTGTGTCTGGAGTGATTCAACCGGGGAACATATCTTTCTCTAAAGACATTCGGGTAGAAGGAGGAACAACAGCCAAATTATCTATAAACAAAGATGACATAGCGCAATTGGTCGTTGACCATCCGAAACTTTGGTGGCCGAATGGTTATGGTGATCCCAATCTTTATACTTGTAAGCTGACTTGTTCTGTAGATGGAAAAGTGTCAGATGTAAAAGATCTGACATTCGGTATCAAGAAGTATGAGTATAAAATGGTAGATAATGTAGTGGGATATCCTGTTCTTACATTCTTTATCAACGGACAGAAAATTTATCTGAAAGGTGGTAACTGGGGAATGAGCGAGTATCTGCTTCGTTGTCAGGGTAAGGAGTATGAAACGAAAATCAGACTTCATAAGGAGATGAATTATAATATGATCCGTCTATGGACAGGTTGTGTTACTGATGATGAGTTTTATGATTATTGTGATAAATATGGAATTATGGTATGGAATGATTTCTGGTTATATGTAGCATACAATGACGTGGCGCAACCGGAAGCATTTAAGGCGAATGCCCTTGATAAAGTCAGACGCCTCAGAAACCATCCTTCCATTGCTATTTGGTGTGGAGCTAATGAAACGCATCCGGCACCTGATTTGGATAATTACCTGCGTGAAATGATTGCGAAGGAGGACAATAATGACCGTATGTATAAATCTTGCTCCAATCAGGATGGATTGTCCGGAAGTGGTTGGTGGGGAAATCAACCTCCAAGACATCATTTTGAAACTTCAGGCAGTAATCTGGCATTTAATACACCGGCTTATCCATACGGCATTGATCACGGTTACGGTATGCGTACAGAAATAGGAACTGCCACTTTCCCGACATTTGAAAGCATCAAAGAGTTTATTCCAGAAAAAGACTGGTGGCCTCTGCCTACTGATGAGCAGTTGAAAAATGATGATGATAATGTATGGAACAAACATTTCTTCGGTAAGGAAGCATCTAATGCCAACCCGGTTAATTACAAGAATTCAGTGAACACACAGTACGGAGAATCATCCGGACTGGAAGAATTTTGCGAAAAAGCGCAAATGTTGAATCTTGAAGTGATGAAAGGTATGTATGAGGCTTGGAACGATAAGATGTGGAATGATGCTGCCGGACTTCTGATCTGGATGAGTCATCCTGCTTATCCTTCGTTTGTATGGCAAACTTATGACTATTATTACGATCCTACAGGCGCTTATTGGGGAGCAAAAAAGGCTTGTGAACCTTTACATATCCAATGGAATGCTTCCAATAACAACATAAAAGTAATAAATACTACAGCAAAGGACTTGAAGGGTGCAATAGCTAATGCTACAATTTACGACTTGAATGGAAAAGAAATATCGGCCTACGGACAGACAAAGCAGGTCGATGTGGCAGCCAGCAACATTGCAGAAGCATTCTCTTTGAACTTTAACCCTTTCAATCTGGCTTATGGAAAGAAGGCCGTAGCTTCTTCTTCAACGGGTGCCTCTAAAAGTGCTTCAATGATTACTGATGGGGGAGCGGGAAGTCGTTGGGAAAGTGCATACAGTGATCCTCAATGGATATACATAGATCTTGGTAAAGAAGAAAAGATAGAAAAGGTTATTTTGAAATGGGAGGCAGCTTGTGCTAAGAAATACGAACTGCAAGTATCGAATGATGCGCAAGAGTGGAAAACCGTTTATGCCAACAAAGATGGAAGAGGTGGTACTGAACAGATTGAATTGGAACCAGTTACAGCACGTTATGTGAAACTGGAAGGCATCAGTCGTGCTACACAGTTCGGATATTCATTGTTCGAATTCGAAATTTATGGTGAGAAATCAAAAGAGATAGAAGAACTGACTCCGCTTCATTTTATCAAACTGGAACTGACAGATGCCAAAGGTAATCTAATCTCTGAAAACTTTTATTGGCGGAATGGTGTGAGAGATCTTGACTATACATTACTGAATACACTTCCGGAAGCCGCTTTATCTTGCCGATTGGTGGATAAATCGATGTCTGATGGGACGATGAAGATAGCTGTAAAGAATAATTCCGGGACTGTGGCTTTTGCTAATCGGGTGAGGCTTGTTAATAAGGCTACGCAGAAAAGAATACTTCCAATTATTATGTCCGATAATTATGTGACATTGATGCCGGGCGAAGAAAAGGTTATCACTATGGAGGCGGCTCCCGAACTGTTGAAAGGAGGCGTAAGTGTATTGGTGAAACAGTATGGAAAAGCAGAGAAGAATAAGCTGGATATAGCAGATTGA
- a CDS encoding SGNH/GDSL hydrolase family protein, with amino-acid sequence MANRLKMRILLLLSLVCINCDCLQAQTTIPRFEEGERVVFVGNSITHGGHYHSFIWLYYMTRFPDKPITIMNAGIGGESAWDMKDRLDYDVFNRKPTYVTLTFGMNDTGYDIYMKDNAKELSEQRIAKSLESYREIEERLLAKNKIKKVLIGSSPYDETSKFNNFILRNKNDAILKIIDAQRTSAKKNDWGFVDFNQPMREISRKEQEADSTFTFCRIDRIHPDNDGQMVMAYLFLKAQGLAGDEVSSVSIDAYHSSVITHKNCKISKLKKSGADLTFDYLAYALPYPLDSISRSGWGNKRSQRDAMQLVPFMEEFNQECFQVTNLEKGMYRLTIDNQFIDNLSSEKLANGVNLADYPNTPQYQQAAKIMYLNEERFEVEKRFREYLWTEYSFLKKEGLLFADDQKAIDKLKEYLPKDGFLRMSYDWYIKAMNPEIREVWSNYMKSLVETIYKINKPVTHKVRLTRVE; translated from the coding sequence ATGGCTAATAGACTAAAAATGAGGATACTCTTGTTGTTATCTTTAGTTTGTATAAATTGTGATTGCTTACAGGCACAAACAACAATACCCCGGTTTGAGGAAGGGGAACGTGTGGTATTTGTAGGAAACAGCATTACTCACGGCGGACATTATCATTCATTTATCTGGTTGTATTACATGACTCGTTTTCCGGATAAACCGATTACTATCATGAATGCCGGAATTGGTGGAGAGAGTGCGTGGGATATGAAGGATCGCTTGGACTATGATGTTTTCAACAGGAAACCAACTTATGTGACTCTGACTTTCGGTATGAATGATACCGGTTATGATATTTACATGAAAGACAATGCAAAAGAACTGTCGGAACAACGGATTGCAAAGTCATTGGAAAGCTATCGGGAAATAGAAGAACGCTTACTGGCTAAAAATAAAATAAAGAAAGTATTGATTGGTAGTTCTCCTTATGATGAGACTTCCAAGTTTAATAATTTTATATTGCGTAATAAGAATGACGCCATTTTAAAAATAATAGATGCCCAACGTACATCGGCTAAAAAGAATGACTGGGGTTTTGTTGATTTTAACCAACCGATGCGTGAGATAAGCAGAAAAGAGCAGGAGGCAGATTCTACATTTACTTTCTGCAGGATAGATAGAATTCATCCGGATAATGACGGACAGATGGTCATGGCCTATTTGTTTCTGAAAGCACAGGGACTGGCTGGGGATGAAGTGTCATCAGTATCTATTGATGCATATCATTCATCTGTAATAACCCATAAGAACTGTAAGATTTCAAAACTAAAAAAGAGCGGAGCTGATCTGACTTTTGATTATCTGGCGTATGCTCTTCCTTATCCGCTGGACTCTATTTCTAGAAGTGGCTGGGGAAATAAAAGGTCACAACGTGATGCAATGCAGTTGGTTCCATTTATGGAAGAGTTTAATCAGGAATGTTTTCAGGTAACAAATTTAGAGAAAGGAATGTATCGGTTAACTATAGACAATCAGTTTATAGACAATCTCTCATCCGAAAAGTTGGCGAATGGAGTGAATTTGGCAGATTACCCGAATACTCCCCAATATCAACAAGCTGCGAAAATCATGTATCTGAATGAAGAACGGTTTGAAGTGGAGAAACGTTTTAGAGAATACTTGTGGACCGAATATTCATTCCTGAAAAAAGAAGGATTGCTGTTTGCTGATGATCAGAAGGCTATCGATAAGCTAAAAGAATATTTACCTAAAGACGGGTTTCTTAGGATGAGCTACGACTGGTATATAAAAGCGATGAATCCCGAAATACGGGAGGTTTGGAGCAATTATATGAAGAGTCTCGTTGAAACAATTTATAAAATCAATAAACCTGTCACTCATAAAGTGAGGCTGACAAGAGTTGAATAA
- a CDS encoding family 78 glycoside hydrolase catalytic domain has protein sequence MNRMKRLLCLGLICYFCCLSMIVYGNENFYLAELKCENLIDPLGIDNVTPHFSWKLKGDGWKGGQTYYEIQVASDSILLVQDKADLWNTGKLKSKTSVMVPYQGKTLTSRSLCYWRVRVWDVKKQASSWSPVARFGVGILDQSQMKGEYIGASVEGGKICAPILRKKVKLTQGETSFLHVNTLGYHEIYVNGKKVGEDVLTPAVSHLSKRSLIVTYDITPYLREGENDLLIWLGQGWYKTTTFGAAYEGPLVKAELDVLKNGKWEVGTKTDGSWNGRESGYSDTGTWRALQFGGERVDGRILPRDLSTQALDKMKWTPVVKVNVPDHITSPQMCEVNKIHQILQAVSVKKLGESLWLVDMGKVQTGWFEMQMPILPAGHEVIMEYSDNLTKDGEFDKQGESDIYISGGKQGEYFRNKFNHHAFRYVRISNLPQKPETGAMKSLQIYGDYKQTATFECSDADLNAIHQMIQYTMKCLTFSGYMVDCPHLERAGYGGDGNSSTMSLQTMYDVAPTFENWVQTWGDSMREGGSLPHVGPNPGAGGGGPYWCGFFVQAPWRTYVNYSDPRLIKKYYSQMKEWFKYVDKYTVDGLLKRWPDTKYRDWYLGDWLAPMGVDAGNQASVDLVSNCFISECLSTMYKTALTLGNKEEAEEFAIRREKLNKLIHQTFYRADEGIYSTGSQLDMCYPMLVGVVPDSLYNKVKENVVTMTEEKYKGHIAVGLVGVPILTEWAVRNKQVDFFYQMMKKRDYPGYLYMIDHGATATWEYWSGERSRVHNCYNGIGTWFYQAVGGIRLDEAEPGYRHFYVDPQIPNGVTWAKVTKESPYGTIAVNWKLKDDNQLNLQLTVPAGTTATVCIPNNAVSYKMNEKKVSVKKQTVDVEAGHYDFLFNLK, from the coding sequence ATGAATAGAATGAAACGATTGTTATGTTTAGGTTTGATTTGTTATTTCTGTTGTCTGTCGATGATAGTATATGGAAATGAGAATTTCTATTTGGCGGAATTAAAATGTGAGAATCTTATTGATCCTTTGGGGATTGATAATGTGACTCCTCACTTCAGTTGGAAGTTAAAGGGGGACGGCTGGAAAGGCGGGCAAACTTATTATGAAATACAGGTAGCTTCGGATAGTATTCTGTTGGTGCAGGATAAAGCTGATTTATGGAATACCGGAAAATTGAAATCCAAAACTTCGGTTATGGTACCTTATCAAGGGAAGACTTTAACTTCTCGTTCTTTGTGTTATTGGCGGGTACGTGTTTGGGATGTTAAAAAACAAGCTTCATCATGGAGTCCTGTTGCCCGTTTTGGAGTTGGCATCTTGGATCAGTCACAGATGAAAGGAGAATATATAGGGGCTTCTGTTGAAGGTGGTAAGATTTGTGCTCCTATTCTTCGCAAAAAAGTGAAATTGACTCAGGGCGAGACTTCTTTCCTACATGTAAATACGTTAGGTTATCACGAAATTTATGTCAATGGAAAAAAGGTGGGGGAAGATGTTCTGACCCCTGCTGTATCACATTTATCTAAACGTTCACTAATTGTTACTTATGATATTACTCCTTATTTAAGAGAAGGAGAAAATGATTTGCTTATCTGGCTAGGACAAGGTTGGTATAAAACGACGACTTTCGGAGCAGCTTATGAAGGTCCGCTGGTAAAAGCAGAATTGGATGTGTTGAAAAATGGTAAATGGGAAGTGGGAACGAAGACAGACGGATCATGGAACGGGCGTGAAAGTGGCTATTCGGATACAGGTACTTGGCGTGCTTTGCAGTTTGGAGGTGAGAGGGTGGATGGAAGGATTCTTCCGCGAGATCTTTCAACACAGGCTTTAGATAAAATGAAATGGACTCCTGTTGTGAAAGTGAATGTTCCCGATCATATCACTTCCCCTCAAATGTGTGAGGTAAACAAGATACATCAGATTTTGCAGGCTGTTTCTGTAAAGAAGCTAGGTGAAAGTCTCTGGCTGGTAGATATGGGGAAGGTTCAGACCGGATGGTTTGAGATGCAAATGCCTATATTGCCGGCAGGTCATGAAGTTATTATGGAATATAGTGATAATTTGACGAAAGACGGTGAATTTGACAAGCAAGGTGAAAGTGATATTTATATATCTGGTGGTAAGCAAGGAGAATACTTCAGAAATAAATTCAATCATCACGCTTTTCGATATGTGCGCATCTCCAATCTTCCTCAGAAACCGGAAACAGGTGCTATGAAATCTCTGCAGATTTATGGAGATTATAAACAGACCGCAACTTTTGAATGTTCGGATGCCGACTTGAATGCTATTCATCAAATGATTCAGTATACGATGAAATGTCTGACTTTTAGTGGATATATGGTAGACTGTCCGCATTTGGAACGTGCTGGATATGGTGGTGATGGAAACTCCTCAACGATGTCTTTGCAAACGATGTACGATGTAGCTCCTACTTTTGAAAACTGGGTACAAACATGGGGAGACTCTATGCGTGAAGGAGGAAGTTTGCCGCATGTTGGTCCTAATCCGGGTGCCGGTGGCGGCGGTCCGTATTGGTGCGGATTCTTTGTACAAGCTCCATGGAGAACGTATGTCAACTATAGTGATCCCCGACTGATTAAGAAATATTATTCTCAGATGAAAGAGTGGTTTAAGTATGTTGATAAATATACAGTAGATGGTTTGCTGAAACGTTGGCCCGATACCAAATACCGTGACTGGTATTTGGGTGATTGGCTGGCACCCATGGGAGTAGATGCAGGTAATCAGGCTTCAGTGGATTTGGTAAGTAACTGTTTTATCAGCGAATGCTTGAGCACTATGTATAAGACAGCCTTAACATTAGGAAACAAAGAAGAGGCGGAAGAGTTTGCTATTCGTAGAGAAAAACTCAACAAGTTGATTCATCAGACGTTCTACCGTGCGGATGAAGGAATCTATTCTACCGGTTCACAATTGGATATGTGCTATCCTATGTTGGTAGGTGTTGTACCTGATTCTTTGTACAATAAAGTGAAAGAGAATGTCGTTACGATGACCGAAGAAAAATATAAAGGACATATTGCTGTTGGTCTGGTTGGAGTGCCTATTTTGACTGAATGGGCTGTTCGGAATAAACAAGTGGATTTCTTCTATCAAATGATGAAGAAACGTGATTATCCCGGTTATCTGTATATGATTGATCATGGTGCGACAGCGACTTGGGAATATTGGAGCGGAGAACGAAGTCGTGTGCACAATTGTTACAATGGAATTGGTACTTGGTTTTATCAGGCTGTAGGAGGAATACGTCTTGACGAGGCTGAACCTGGATATCGTCACTTCTATGTCGATCCTCAAATACCAAACGGTGTGACCTGGGCAAAAGTAACGAAAGAATCACCTTATGGCACAATTGCTGTTAATTGGAAGTTGAAAGATGATAATCAGTTGAATCTTCAATTGACAGTTCCTGCCGGAACAACGGCTACAGTTTGCATCCCCAATAATGCTGTCTCATATAAAATGAATGAAAAGAAAGTGAGTGTTAAAAAGCAGACTGTTGATGTAGAAGCAGGGCATTATGATTTTCTATTTAATTTGAAATAG
- a CDS encoding IS1182 family transposase: protein MAKLHFRPYIPNQTVLFPQRIDENIAANDPVRIVNTVVDNLNLDTFKKLYKDNGRCPYHPKMMLKVIIYAYMNNIYSCRKIEKLLLRDIHYIWLSGNEHPDFITINRFRNRVKEEINHVFTQLVLVLADKGFISLDVEYIDGTKIESKANKYTFVWRKSVEKHRAKLLDKIRILLKQVDETIAQENSVKDTSVEFTPAMLSDIVNELKEVLERQPATKDKEQKKALREKKKQLRELEGYRDKLMEYDSHLDTLGERNSYSKTDPDATFMRMKEDAMKNGQTKPGYNLQIGTENQFIIDFSLFPNPTDTLTLIPFFHSFQNRYNRLPNIGVADSGYGSEENYRFMQENGIEAFVKYNFFHKEQRPRYTPNPFHAESLYYNAEEDYYVCPMGQHMNRIGTKHDKTASGYITESGRYKAQRCQGCPLRGSCFKARGNRIIEVNYRLNQYKQQARERLLSEEGLKHRGRRCIEPEAVFGQMKYNMAYRRFRHIGEEMVTMDFAFFAIAFNIKKMCAKLIKEGKRLIKAVKFMFIGLFVTKDNWNIATCYQMNQKNAA from the coding sequence ATGGCAAAGTTACATTTTCGTCCTTACATTCCCAACCAAACAGTTCTTTTTCCTCAAAGAATTGATGAAAATATTGCGGCGAACGATCCGGTCCGCATAGTCAACACTGTCGTTGATAATCTCAATCTTGATACCTTCAAGAAGCTGTATAAGGACAACGGGCGTTGTCCTTATCATCCTAAGATGATGCTTAAGGTGATTATCTATGCCTACATGAACAATATCTATTCTTGCCGTAAAATAGAGAAGCTTCTTCTTCGTGACATTCATTATATTTGGCTTTCCGGTAATGAGCATCCGGATTTTATCACGATCAACCGTTTTCGTAACCGTGTAAAGGAGGAGATAAATCATGTATTCACCCAGTTGGTTCTTGTTCTTGCCGACAAAGGTTTCATCAGTCTTGACGTGGAGTATATCGACGGCACTAAGATTGAGTCCAAAGCCAACAAATATACTTTTGTCTGGCGCAAGAGTGTTGAAAAGCACCGTGCGAAGTTGCTGGACAAGATTCGCATCCTTTTGAAACAGGTGGATGAAACTATCGCACAAGAGAACTCGGTAAAAGACACCTCAGTTGAATTTACTCCCGCCATGCTCTCTGATATAGTGAATGAACTTAAAGAAGTCCTGGAACGCCAGCCTGCAACAAAGGATAAGGAGCAGAAGAAAGCCCTTCGTGAAAAGAAGAAACAACTCAGGGAACTTGAAGGGTATCGTGACAAGCTTATGGAATACGACAGCCACCTTGATACCCTTGGAGAACGTAACTCCTATTCCAAGACCGATCCTGATGCCACATTCATGCGCATGAAAGAAGACGCCATGAAGAACGGGCAGACCAAGCCCGGATATAATTTGCAAATAGGTACTGAAAACCAATTTATTATAGACTTCAGCCTGTTTCCTAACCCTACCGATACACTGACCCTCATCCCTTTCTTCCACTCCTTCCAAAATCGCTATAACCGCTTGCCCAACATCGGTGTGGCAGACTCCGGTTACGGTTCGGAAGAAAATTACCGGTTCATGCAGGAGAACGGGATAGAAGCTTTTGTTAAGTACAACTTCTTCCATAAAGAACAGCGTCCCCGTTATACTCCCAACCCGTTCCATGCGGAAAGTCTCTATTACAATGCAGAAGAGGATTATTACGTTTGCCCTATGGGGCAGCATATGAACCGTATAGGGACCAAACATGACAAAACGGCAAGCGGATACATCACCGAAAGCGGCCGGTATAAAGCACAAAGATGTCAAGGATGTCCTTTGCGCGGTAGTTGCTTTAAAGCACGGGGGAATCGTATTATAGAAGTCAACTACAGATTAAACCAATATAAACAGCAGGCACGGGAAAGATTGCTCTCAGAAGAAGGTCTCAAGCATAGAGGCAGGAGGTGCATAGAGCCCGAAGCTGTGTTTGGACAAATGAAATACAACATGGCATACCGCCGGTTCCGGCATATTGGAGAAGAAATGGTTACGATGGACTTTGCATTCTTTGCTATAGCTTTTAATATCAAAAAGATGTGTGCTAAACTGATAAAAGAAGGAAAGCGGCTCATCAAAGCTGTTAAATTTATGTTTATTGGGCTATTTGTAACAAAGGACAATTGGAATATAGCAACTTGTTACCAAATGAATCAAAAAAACGCGGCATAG
- a CDS encoding TIM-barrel domain-containing protein yields the protein MRKRISLLQMAVFFFTAQVAWAGNIKTEKVTLVGNGIVEFIPVGYDVSRTPSLILSHEPEKKGEVPENWKLVPQFTMTDGKANASLDVPAGTSLYGGGEVTGPLLRNGQKIKMWNTDNGMYRVDGGSRLYQTHPWVLGVRSDGTAFGVLFDSFWKAELITNSDKIEFNTEGAPFRTYIIDRESPQAVLKGLAELTGTISMPPRWAIGYHQSRFSYVPEARVKEVANTFREKKIPCDVIWFDINYMDEFRVFTINNRDFPDPKRMNKYLHDNGFHSVYMIDPGVKVDDNYFVYKTGKEQNAFVCDIYRNEFHGKVWPGACAFPDFTRPETRTWWSGLYKDFMANGIDGIWNDMNEPSVFDGPGGTMPENNIHLGGGNLPIGSHLMYHNAYGRLMVEASYNGMMAANPGKRPFLLSRSNIIGGQRYAAMWTGDNEATYEQMKLSVPMSITLGLSGQPFNGPDIGGFAGNTTPDLWGNWLGFGAFFPFSRGHASCDTNNKEPWAFTKDIEKESRMALERRYRLLPYLYTAFHVAHKDGQPVMAPVFFADPKDESLRAEEQAFMLGTDLLIIPAFAKNPSLPRGIWENLSLVKGDTKGKYQAKLKVRGGSIIPVGKIIQNVNENSFDPLTLVVCPDEDGRAEGSLYWDKGDGWGFQKGDYKQLTFKAELVDGHHLIVKVTDDKGEDQIDFGMIKVEVLHAGHTYKSSGDIAIAKGITVKL from the coding sequence ATGAGAAAAAGAATATCGTTATTGCAAATGGCTGTTTTCTTCTTTACGGCTCAGGTAGCTTGGGCAGGTAATATAAAAACAGAAAAAGTAACACTGGTAGGAAATGGAATTGTAGAATTTATCCCCGTAGGGTATGATGTTTCCCGTACGCCTTCATTAATTCTCTCCCATGAACCGGAAAAGAAAGGTGAAGTACCGGAAAACTGGAAATTAGTTCCTCAATTTACGATGACTGATGGCAAGGCAAATGCCTCATTGGATGTTCCAGCCGGAACAAGTCTGTATGGAGGTGGTGAAGTGACCGGTCCGTTGCTGCGTAATGGGCAAAAGATTAAAATGTGGAATACGGATAATGGTATGTATCGGGTTGATGGTGGCTCACGTCTGTATCAAACGCATCCGTGGGTGTTAGGTGTTCGTTCGGACGGGACAGCGTTTGGCGTATTGTTTGATAGTTTTTGGAAGGCTGAATTGATTACTAATTCAGATAAAATTGAATTTAATACTGAAGGAGCACCTTTTCGTACTTATATCATAGATCGTGAATCTCCGCAAGCTGTATTAAAAGGACTTGCCGAATTGACCGGTACTATAAGTATGCCTCCTAGATGGGCAATCGGTTATCATCAGTCTCGTTTTTCTTACGTGCCGGAAGCTAGAGTGAAAGAAGTTGCCAATACTTTTCGTGAAAAGAAGATACCGTGCGATGTAATATGGTTTGATATCAACTATATGGATGAATTCCGTGTATTCACGATCAATAACAGGGATTTTCCCGATCCGAAGCGCATGAATAAGTATCTGCATGATAATGGATTCCATTCCGTGTATATGATAGATCCGGGTGTAAAAGTGGATGATAACTATTTTGTGTATAAAACCGGAAAAGAGCAGAATGCTTTTGTTTGTGATATCTATCGTAATGAGTTTCACGGGAAAGTATGGCCGGGTGCTTGCGCATTTCCTGACTTTACCCGTCCGGAGACGCGCACTTGGTGGTCCGGACTTTATAAAGACTTTATGGCTAATGGAATAGATGGCATTTGGAATGATATGAATGAACCGTCTGTATTTGATGGTCCTGGGGGAACGATGCCGGAGAACAATATTCATTTAGGAGGAGGCAACTTACCTATTGGTAGCCATTTAATGTATCATAACGCTTATGGTCGTCTGATGGTCGAAGCTTCTTATAATGGCATGATGGCTGCTAATCCAGGCAAACGTCCATTTCTTCTTTCCCGCTCCAATATTATTGGCGGACAGCGTTATGCAGCCATGTGGACGGGCGATAACGAAGCTACTTATGAACAGATGAAACTTTCTGTACCGATGTCTATTACATTGGGGTTGTCCGGTCAGCCTTTCAATGGTCCGGATATAGGTGGATTTGCTGGGAATACGACTCCCGATTTGTGGGGAAACTGGTTAGGCTTCGGTGCATTTTTCCCTTTTTCCAGAGGACATGCTTCCTGTGATACAAATAACAAGGAACCGTGGGCATTTACTAAAGATATAGAAAAGGAATCACGCATGGCATTAGAACGTCGTTACCGTTTGCTGCCTTATCTTTACACTGCTTTTCATGTGGCTCATAAAGATGGACAGCCTGTGATGGCTCCGGTTTTCTTTGCCGATCCGAAAGATGAAAGTTTGCGTGCTGAAGAGCAAGCTTTCATGTTGGGGACAGACCTGTTGATAATTCCTGCATTTGCAAAGAATCCTTCTCTACCCAGAGGAATTTGGGAAAATTTATCTTTGGTTAAAGGAGATACAAAAGGTAAATATCAGGCTAAATTAAAAGTGAGAGGTGGCTCTATTATTCCAGTAGGCAAAATAATTCAGAATGTGAATGAAAATTCATTCGACCCATTGACTTTAGTTGTTTGCCCGGATGAGGATGGCAGAGCGGAAGGCTCTCTGTATTGGGACAAAGGAGATGGATGGGGATTTCAGAAAGGAGATTATAAACAGCTAACTTTTAAAGCAGAGTTAGTAGACGGGCATCATCTTATTGTAAAAGTGACAGACGATAAAGGGGAAGACCAAATTGATTTTGGAATGATAAAGGTAGAAGTATTGCATGCTGGTCATACTTATAAATCTTCTGGTGATATAGCTATAGCTAAAGGCATTACAGTGAAATTGTAA